Within Legionella birminghamensis, the genomic segment ATTTTTGCTTCATCCAGGTTAGCCAGGGTGATCCAGAAAGTTAATCCTTTTGTTGTACTTGATTTCCAGCCTCTTACACCGGAGTATTTCTCAATAAACTCAGCAGCCTGTAAAACCTGTTTTTGCAACAGGTCAGGTGCTGCAGGGATATTCGGTTTTTTAGCATCATACACTTTTTCAAGATTTTTGCCGGCGGTTAGCATATCCCGACAGAACCCGATGTTGCATTCCACTTCATTTTTTAATTTGGGATTAAATTGTTTTTGCCACTTTTCAATGGATTCTATTGCAAGGTTATTGATATTGATGGAGGGGTATTTACGTTCAATGCGCTTAAAAAGAGTAGTCATTGCAATTGTAAGTTGCATACGCTCTTCTCTTTTCTCATTTTTGTAGGGTGCCTTTTGAGCCTCAAGGATGCGATCTTTAATCAAATCGGCTAATGGCTGTCTTGTAACAGCAATTTGACTGATTGCTTTCGAATACTGGCTGCCAGGATTTCTTGTATCTCCAGGATAGCGCAATAAAATATCAGGATAGCCCAATCCTTTTAAAATACAATTCATTAAACAAGTGGCAGTTCTTCCATTACCATTGGCAAATGGATGTATCTCTGTCAGTTCATAAAATACATTTGCAGCAAAATTTGCTACTTCATCAATATCTTCAGCATTGCATTGCACTAATTGTTTTACGAGTTTATCAGAAAATTCATTCATTTTTTCTATGACTTGCTCTGGCAAAATGCATATCTTGCATAACTTTTCAACGCTGGCCTTGTCTTCAGCAGAAAGCAAATTTCTATTATAAGCAACATACAGTTTTGACAGCGTACGCACGCTTTCGGGATTTTGATCTCTATCAACAATTTTTTGAGCGCAATCTGGAATAGTGATTGATGTATCTTTTTTAATTCTTTCGAGTAGTTTCAAAAACTTTAAACTGTCACGTTCCGGCACCCCATAGTTTTTAAGCAGAAAGTTGGCGAATTTTCTAGATGTATTTCCTGGAGAATGTTTGTTTGCCATATAAAGAATAAATTCCTGCACTATAGATGCTCCATGATGCCAGCGGAAAACAAATTGATCAGTATATTCTCCTGAACGCATTTCAAAGGGCGCGAGTAAGGTTTTTGCTATAAAACCATGTATTTTTTTAAGGTGTTCAAGCAGATCGGTGCTAGTCAAAGACTTTGTTTTTACTAAAGGAAGCAGATTTTCCTGTGCATATAAATAGGCTGCCATCATATCCTGATATTGGCCTGCATCGTGAAAATATGTCTCTTGCAAGGTCTGCAAATCACAGTTGGGGGAAGATTCAGGATCAAATGAATAGGCAATTGCAGGATTAAATTCTTTTAGAAAATCACGGTAATACATGGATGTCTCGTTAATTAAAAGAGCTATATTACCATAATTTGGCCAACATTTGTAACAATTGATCGCATGAGGCACTATCAATTACGAGCCTCAATTGTGTGCTAAATTCAATATCTTCCAGGAACGCAGATCTGATCCACCGCCAGCATTAAATTATTAACTTGTTGCATCCAGAAATGGTTTATATAATTGGCGGCCATAAAATCTGAGTGTGTTTTATAAGATCAGGGAATGCAATGGTCGTTATTTTCCTCCACGGCTGGAGTGTCACCAATACCAATACCTATGGAGAACTTCCTCAATGGCTTGAAAGTCAAAGTAAAGAGGGGAAACTGGGCATTCAGGTTGGAAATATTTACCTGGGCCAGTATATCAGCTTTGATGATACGGTGACGGTTGACGATATAGCGCGCGCCTTTGATCAGGCCGTGCGTGATGAAGTGGCCGGGAAGCTTCAGGGTGGGGGGCGTTTTGCCTGCATCACCCACTCAACCGGTGGTCCTGTAGTGCGAAAATGGATGGACTTATATTATAAGAACAGGCTTTCACAATGCCCATTAAGTCATCTTATCATGCTGGCTCCCGCTAATCATGGATCTG encodes:
- a CDS encoding Fic family protein, whose translation is MYYRDFLKEFNPAIAYSFDPESSPNCDLQTLQETYFHDAGQYQDMMAAYLYAQENLLPLVKTKSLTSTDLLEHLKKIHGFIAKTLLAPFEMRSGEYTDQFVFRWHHGASIVQEFILYMANKHSPGNTSRKFANFLLKNYGVPERDSLKFLKLLERIKKDTSITIPDCAQKIVDRDQNPESVRTLSKLYVAYNRNLLSAEDKASVEKLCKICILPEQVIEKMNEFSDKLVKQLVQCNAEDIDEVANFAANVFYELTEIHPFANGNGRTATCLMNCILKGLGYPDILLRYPGDTRNPGSQYSKAISQIAVTRQPLADLIKDRILEAQKAPYKNEKREERMQLTIAMTTLFKRIERKYPSININNLAIESIEKWQKQFNPKLKNEVECNIGFCRDMLTAGKNLEKVYDAKKPNIPAAPDLLQKQVLQAAEFIEKYSGVRGWKSSTTKGLTFWITLANLDEAKIIAQKLQYISNAMDVNTGMSQGRATVICNIGNNLNYLLEADQGLTHIIGRSDKESVQSQVNLSI